The genomic interval AGGTTATAGATAGAACAACTTTAATCTTGGAAATCTTTGCTAGAAGAGCTAGAACAAGAGAAGCTAAATTACAAGTTGAATTAGCACAATTAAAATATAGAAGCAATAGGCTTATAGGTTTTGGAATAACTATGTCAAGACTTGGAGGAGGAGTTGGAACAAAAGGTCCTGGAGAAAAGAAACTTGAGATAGATAGAAGAGTAATCAAGAAAAATATAGCTTATTTGAATAATGAACTTGAAAATATAAAGAAAGTTAGAAATACTCAAAGAGAAAAAAGAGAAGAATCAGGAATGCCTAGAGTATCTTTGGTTGGTTATACAAATGTTGGAAAATCTACTTTAAGAAATGTCTTAGTTGATATGTTCCCAAATGATAAAACTTTAAAGAAAGAAGAAGTTTTATCTAAAGATATGCTCTTTGCAACTCTGGATACAACAACAAGAACTATAGAACTAAAGGATAAAAGAGTAGTATCTCTTACAGATACAGTTGGATTTATTCAAAAGCTGCCACATGACTTAGTTGAATCTTTTAAGTCAACATTGGAAGAGGTTATATTCTCTGATTTAATTATTCATGTTGCAGATGCCTCAGCTAAAAATGTAATTGAGCAAATAGATGCAGTTGAAAATGTTTTAACAGAATTAAATTGTATGGATAAAACAAAAATTCTTCTTTTAAATAAGATAGATAATGCAACTAAAGATAATACATATGCAATGATAGAACAAAAGATTGATGAGATAAAAGCAAAATATACTAACTATCAAATATTGATTATCAGTGCTAAAAATAGATTTAATATTGATGAATTGATGACTTTAATAAAAGATAATCTAGCAGTTAAAACTTATGATTGTAAAGTTTTAGTGCCTTATTCAAAAATGGATGTGTCAGCTAAGTTACATAGGAATGTAATAGTTAAATCTGAAGATTTTGTTGATGAAGGTGTAGTTATGGAAGTTATTTTAAATGAAAAGCAATATAATCAATTTAAAGAATATATAATGGAGTAGTGTGAAACAAATAGAAGTGAAAGGTGGTTTTCTTGAGTAAAAAAATAAAGGTTACTTTGCCTCAAAATATATATGAAATCATAAAAAACGATATCAGTGATTTTAATATGACGAGTAATTATTTTATGAACTATATTTTTCTTAATTTAAATGATAAATATAAGAATTTTAAAGGTAATCCTGCTATAGCAGAACAAAGTAAGGAGAAATCTAGTATACAATTTAATTTAAATAAGGAAAGTAGCCTAATTTACTATGATGTTTTAAGGGATAACAATGCCCAAAATGAATCTGAATTCATGAGAAGTTTACTTATTAGGTATGCCACTAATCCTAAGAATAAAAGAGAATTATTTATTTTTAAGGAATCAGTGGAAAGAATAAATCTAGCAATAAAGGATAAAAAGAATGTATACATTACATTTAATGATGATAGAAAAGTTAAGGTAAGTCCTTACCATATAGGAAGTTCTGATTTAGAGATAGCAAATTATATTTTTTGTTATGACTTCAGTGAAGAAAAATACAAAAACTATAAGTTAAGTTATCTAAAACAGGTTTATACTACTTCTGAAGTAGCTAAGTGGGAAGATAGTGATTACATTGAAGATATGATTAAGAATTTTGATCCTTTCTTATCAAAGGGTCAAATTATAAAAGTAAAGCTTAGTGAAAATGGTAAGAAATTACTTAAGACAATTAAAATAAATAGACCTAAATTAATAAGTGAGGATGGAGATTTATTTGAATTTGAAGCTTCTGATGAACAAATTAAAAGATATTTTAGTTATTTTTTTGATGAAGCAACAGTTATTGAGCCAATTGAATTAAAAGAATGGTTTATTGAAAAATATGAAAATGCTTTAAAAAACTTAAAAAATAAATAAGATAAATTAATAAATGGTTCATTACTAGCCAAATTTCTTAACGGATAAAAATTAAGAATTCGCTGTAAAACAGGAAACTCGCTTCGCTCAAACACTCCTGATTTTACTCGGCTCATTCTATTTAATTTTTATCCTAAAATTTGGAATGTAATTCACTCATTTATATATTTTTATATAATAGTGAGGAGAGAAAGGATGAATATGAAAAAAATATTAATGTTTTTTCTGTTAATGGCGAGTATAAGTTCTTTTTCACAAGAGAGCTTGACTATAGATGAAGCTTTAAGTAGAGTGGGAAATAACAGAGAAAGCTATGAATTTAAAAGTTTTGAAAACACTAAAGAAGCCACAGATATTAGAATCAAAGATAATAAATTAGGTGATTTTAATGGAGTAACTATATCAAGTAGTTACAATATAACTGAAAATAATTTTGAAAATAGGGATAGAAAATATGATAAAACTTTTCAAAATAAAGCTAGTTATGGACCTTTTTTTGTGAACTATAATTTTGTTGAAAGAGATAGATCCTATGTTAGCTATGGAGTTGAAAAAAATCTGAAA from Fusobacterium pseudoperiodonticum carries:
- a CDS encoding WYL domain-containing protein, encoding MSKKIKVTLPQNIYEIIKNDISDFNMTSNYFMNYIFLNLNDKYKNFKGNPAIAEQSKEKSSIQFNLNKESSLIYYDVLRDNNAQNESEFMRSLLIRYATNPKNKRELFIFKESVERINLAIKDKKNVYITFNDDRKVKVSPYHIGSSDLEIANYIFCYDFSEEKYKNYKLSYLKQVYTTSEVAKWEDSDYIEDMIKNFDPFLSKGQIIKVKLSENGKKLLKTIKINRPKLISEDGDLFEFEASDEQIKRYFSYFFDEATVIEPIELKEWFIEKYENALKNLKNK
- the hflX gene encoding GTPase HflX; protein product: MVNGNTSGLKEHILNSLDELYNSKIEKGKIINQEIIDYIAEVSNKINREINIAMDRSGNVIDISIGDSSTVNLPVVPVYDRRLSGVRIVHTHPGGNPHLSSVDISALIKLKLDCIVSIGVSDEGVTGYEVAVCSILNDELTYDRTLVKSLDDFDYLDAIKEVEEALRKRNITEDDKEYALLIGIDDEIYLDELEELASACDVEVVGKFFQKRSKPDPLFLIGSGKIQELALFRQIRKANLLIFDEELSGLQLKMIEEVTGCKVIDRTTLILEIFARRARTREAKLQVELAQLKYRSNRLIGFGITMSRLGGGVGTKGPGEKKLEIDRRVIKKNIAYLNNELENIKKVRNTQREKREESGMPRVSLVGYTNVGKSTLRNVLVDMFPNDKTLKKEEVLSKDMLFATLDTTTRTIELKDKRVVSLTDTVGFIQKLPHDLVESFKSTLEEVIFSDLIIHVADASAKNVIEQIDAVENVLTELNCMDKTKILLLNKIDNATKDNTYAMIEQKIDEIKAKYTNYQILIISAKNRFNIDELMTLIKDNLAVKTYDCKVLVPYSKMDVSAKLHRNVIVKSEDFVDEGVVMEVILNEKQYNQFKEYIME